The nucleotide sequence tatgtaagcattaaaatattttattttagtgtttgacataagaaaattccattcgtcgcttgatttggatcgtttttgcgttcgttacgacttccgtcgtaattaaccgaacaacgcaaccgtacgaccaaacgaaccgacatccgacatatttttgaacatgttttgagttccctatactttaacttcattttagagtcttgaaatgaggttaacagggcttaaacgtgtcaaaaatgagccgaaatgcaagattatgaagttcagggaccaaaattgacattctgccatagttatcttaggaaagGACCAAGATGAAAAATATAAATTCCAGCTtattccagctgttcccctcatttgcacatggttttaatgaaactatgggctcccatggtttcacaaaaccatgggcacatgtgtacggatgagatcgaagctcgttttacgatgaacgatcctaacggttctagatttcctatatatacccacctcctttcacttgcaaaacccacaatgatctgactttggctctctaagttgaagtttatgcttcatacctgagagtaaatcggatcatagcttgcggggaccttttagaagtattctttcgttcttttcatttgtttttatcgttaaagtcaaactgcgtttgactttctgctttgaccagtttatggtcaacgcgaagttcgtttgaactttataacgtgagcgtaatcacgatggttatggtccctagtgactatacctactgattatcatgttatctaggctcagttacgagtcgtagtttcggccaaaatgcgttttctcacgtattttgtaaccaagctacttataggtatcaaaaccgtttgttttgataccaaacctgtttttcaacttaactaaacatgttttagcatgtttagctcgtcactttttagtttagtgcttgtgtagagtcgtaagtcaagcgaactaaacacccgcttagactttcgaacacgacccgtttggtcgatcattaggatccgaccaaacatgtttagtgaccatagtagcatagggaataaccttccgaggttataccttatggtcacctaggtttaatttaatcgtatgataggtagtttatatgccttaggaaaattaccaaaataccctttttacgcataaattcattttaagcatatgtaacctaaattttgacatctaaactgattagacagtaatactagacatgttaaggcatatattacttgtcataggactagttaggcgttccgaaggtgttttacgcgaacgacgcgttaaagtagcgtaagctacctaaacgggtcatatcgGGTCGTAAGCaattaggttaggtttcattttagtatgtaggctttgttagaccatatcatatgagttccaatactcatttggtttacgaaacctcatactatccgatcttctgagttaggtccggttattaatgtagttacctatattaagtgtcgtttgatttccgtgatccctctagctttgcttggttgttgttcaagacttctaagcaccctcaagtgagtacatagacccctcttttactatttttcaaacgttttgggtgaaacacatgtgcctacttgttactttcatgttttcatgtttttatatcatatacttgctatgttcattagtacactattagtacatgatttcattatgtttttatgctatgtatgtccattgtgtgcatacttagtacattgttttacattacattttgctgcatatgctcatccagcatatggacacactgaattacattttgaactgttgtaactatttgactatgtgaaccgttgtaaccatttgattatgtgaaccatttgtaaccattgaattatgtgaaccgtttgtaactgttgaaccgtgtgaaccatttgtatctgttgattgacatgaaccgtttgaaatctgtttgaaccgttgggttagggaagtgattaggtaacgaggcgggtgtaatgtgctaaaagtatggtggatatgccgctggtacttcctatatataagtgcttttaacacattatatatcgttccGTTTCtggatcacttgggcaaggttatcaaaaacAAAGTTATAATACAAGGTTTTTCTATCAACAGATATATACCTTTtgagttttatttcaaaaacgatttacaatctaggtttaatcaaacaaatgttttggagttaagaatcatggctacgagattttataaattataatcaacttgatttgagttagttaattatgtcgcaatgctatacttttcaaaataaggtttttaaataagcattgcaacatgtaaaacgagccatgaatctgacactcacataaaacctatgtactcgccggcatttttatactgacgtattttcacatgtgtttcaggtacaataagttgatgatatttgatgatgatattggtgtatgctcacataggaatggacgaggccttagtgacttaataacaaggaaagactatttgtttatgttttgtttcaatttctaatgtaatgtaatacatttgatttaataaaacaaaactatttattccatggttgtgaaaaaaatgattctgttacaacactccccgacgtttctgccacgttttgttgttttacgtggtcggggtgtgacagatttctTTATCTCCAGCTCGTGACTCTCCAGTCTTTCTATAAGCAGATCTACTGTCAACTTTCCTGACTCGattgtattcttcaacatcaatgcaaagtattgccaatccatctcatctggcaacgAGTCAAACAATTTGTCCACTAATTCTTCTTGAGAATATACAACCCCGTGTCTAGCCAGCTCCAACTTCAAGTGCCcgaacctctcaatcattttagaaacagattcattttttaaacaaccaaataaatcaaactcttttcttaacagtttctttttgttttttttactatttCAGCACTACCCACACATTTAACCCTTAGTTTTTCCCAAAGACCTGTAGCATTTTTGTACTCAATCAAAGATATTATGTCGTCTCTGACAGACTGATGCAGCAATGCGATGCACTTTTGTTCAGCAAAAAAATTCTCTATATCTTCAGTTTGTGTCAGATTTTCACCATTTTCTCCTCCATCATTGTATCcattctttaaacttttccagcTTGGATACGCAAATGCCTTTAACCACTCTTCAAATTTCTTTGCCCACCGATTGTACTCTTCAATcgccatcaactttggaggtttgttatatGTGCCGTATGCACTCTCCAAACTTAAAGCATCCGACAAAGTTTTCTTCGCACTCGGAgtgttctcattggtgttgctTGAAGTATCATCTCCGGTGTTTCCCGCAAAGGCAAACATATCACTGAAAGGATTCATGAACTCGTCCATCTTTCACGCTGAAAcagtcaacaaacacttagaaaaatttttggaattttgaaaaagGTGAGTTTCAAATGAAATTAGTTCACACGGAATTGTGAACTTCAAATGAAATTACCCTTCAAACGGGATTACTTTCACACGGAAATaggtttcaaacgaaattaccaacCAGAATttaatttcgtacggaattagattgatttcaaacgaaattaatcaCTTGGAGCAAAATTAGTAATTCCGCTTGGAagcttcaaacgaaattaaatcCCGTGTGAAATATACtgcacttttcaagcgaaattaagtcAATGtaactaattccgtgcggaattagtgttccagttcaaacgaaattaggatGACGTCAGTTTGTCCGAACAACTTTTCAAACAGAATTATCAGTTTTTATCGAAATTTGTTCAAATTAAGGTCCAAAACTctcaaggattagttaaaactATGTTTTACGTGATATATGTGAGTTTTAAGCCAATTCAACCGTTAAatctagttcaaatcagaaaagaaggtgtagaagtgagagaatctggtgaaatcaagctgaattggtatgaactcctcgtcctgagctctgataccacttgttggatcgtcgtgtgagcctaacgagtcaatctgagtagttcatcatcaaaaacaaaggcggaatcaatgtaattgATGTCAAACAGCTTGTTTTCCTTTAATTTTCTTCTTATAGATTTCCTGAGCTTTTTACAAACAATTCTGACAAAAATTCAGTAGCACCTAAGCTCTCCAACAGTAATTTCGTATAAAATGAATCAGGAATGTTCAGTATTTATAGAcggttaattccgcatgaaaacaactcaagcggaattatgagttcatgcggaattagttaattccgtgcggaattaataATTTCGCTTGTAaccttaattccgtttgaaatgacAAATGCtcatttcatgcggaattacctcAAATACTGTTTTCTCGTTTTTCATGCCCTGATCtgtacaatacaatacaatacaagactcaataaagacgaagttaacagacatcagtgcaccaacactagcctgagctctcatggactcacatttacccctttacagataatcattagtgtgcactcgcctgtaagactgaatatagaagtcgggatacgggagtatattctgagatggtacACGCGTATAAGTTGAAGATCTTAAAACATtaaattcgtatcctgaacagattgaaatttgtgtgaaaatttaagaggatcagtatattggcaatctaagcgaattgtttaattctgaatatgtaatcaaagcttaacggtaccTGTAACTTGTcaatagctgatatgattccctaacacaaactcacaaaaatattgtttgttagtatttctttactgtatttcatttaaaccaaaaatccaaaaagattgtcTTTTAgcataaaattcttgaaaaaaattcaaaaagattttcgacaactaatgatgatgagctgattttcaaaattccaagagctaaacatgatgaacaagtGGTTTGGGAGAAGTTGAGAGAAATGATGTATGATTTTGAAAAGTTcaaatgattcattaatttgaatcaaaaCCTTGAGTGTTAAAATTCCAAGTGGTAAGAAAAGATTCTAAAATTGTTAAATCTTAAATAATTTGTTCTGAGAAGAGATTTGTGCAGGTTAAAGCCAGGTTCTTGATTCTGAATAATTATAGAGAGCCATGCTACGATCCACAACTTGTGACAACTTAAGCAGGGTTAAAGCCAGGATTCGATCTCAAGGTGATAGCTAATTCCAGACAGCAATCCCAGCTTGATGAAAGGGTGAGTCTGACAAGGTTAGAGCCAGAGATAGATCCTGGAATATCATTCAAGAGggagtgttgatgctgaagaaGAGAAGATAAAGTTTGAAAGATTCTTATAATGGAGAACATTTTAGAAAGAACGAGAAGACCAATCAAGACTGAAGAGTTGACATGCTGAAGACTcgtaccgaagacttcgtcaacatccgaaggggagtctgttggtgcatacgtctgtcgacttcgtcttgtatcgagtcttgtatgtattatatagatcagggcacgtcaTACTAGAAATCTGGGAAAATATAGGTTTTGGCTGTTACGCACGAAATAGAAgatctatttcgtacgaaatgagtttcagctatttcgcacgaaatcattggttgatttcgtacgaaatgactatttcgcatgaaatgatTTCATATGAAGTGGTTCCGTGCGAAATCATGCTACCTATAAATACCAATCATGtcatgtcatttgtaactttccggtttcagtgccgaactactgtcgaagtgtctactcgctgtaaatcTTTGTcatatcaatcaaaagacagtttaaagtgaattgcaagctgaatTACcttgatacgtttgtttccgcctctcgtattgagcaaaaactgTTCTGgatgactcgtttgggtcaaaaaacgatcctacaaggcAGTCTATATATAGGAGTGCTTGGGTCTTGTGTTGGACAAGCTTTTTGGTTCAATATGGGGAGATGCTATCAAACTGGTTTCACGGGTATGTAACTTTCATATATGAATAAGAAACCAGATTATAAGTGATTGTTCGATGTCGTTtctatcttctactcatttcttatcaccgaACCGATCATCTCGGGACCAAAGCTCCATCAAACTCGATGTTTCATGTACTATCACATCAAATAGTGGTTCATCGAGTAGTGGTTTTGGTTATTCAAACTCAAATGCCAATTCAAACTATCAATCGTCTTCTGCACCGAACATTCATCAAAATCAAAATAACTCCAATCCAAATGTGATTCATTGCAACATAGCTGTAAATCTAAGCAACTCACAGAGCATGAGTGTTGATGCAGCTAAGCAGCAAATGGTCTTCTTACATGAATTTTGGAGTCATATGGAAGTCTGGTTGCGGGGAAAATCGGAAACCCCAACATGACTAAGGAAGACTATGATCAAATTGATCCAGATGAGATGGAGTTGACTGACATTCGATGGTGCATGGCAAGTGTGATTAGACGAGCTCAAAGATTCATGGAGATAATTGGGAGACAGTGTATTGGAGGTCCTACAACAAAACttggatttgataaatccaaagttacatgtttcaaatgtaaacaaAAAGGACACTTCAAACGAGAATGTCCAAACCAGGATGTGGATGAGAGTGTTAATCCTTTTCAcgatgattactatcgaaaggcGGTTTATCATCGCAACAAAGAACAACCACCGAAGATCAGTCGACCACAGATCGAAGAAGGTTCATCAAAAGAGAAAAATCGAGCGTTGGTGGTTACTCAGGAAGATGAGGGCTTTAACTGGAACAAATACATTCCGAATGAGGGTGTTGCGTTAGTTGCTAAATGCAAGAAAGAAAGTTTCATCGAGAAGAATACATTGCACGAATGAGGCTGGATAAAATGTACGAGGTTTTCTGTGAAGCAAGAGATGCCAACAGATGGGATGCTAAGAGAAATTGCTACTTAGATGTAGACGGGAATCCTGCTGTGGATCCTAAAACAGTAGATTTTGAAGCACTGCTCGTATCTATTCCTACTGCTGCAGAGCAATATTCAACAAAGAAAAAGGAAGTAGAACCAGTGAAGAAGCATGTGGAAGAAATCATTGATGTGAACCAAGAGATGACGGCGGAGAATCTAAAGAAGATGGCTGATAAAGCTATGATGGCGAAACAAACAAAGGTAGATGTTGGAacccgaaggtttattcatgtaggttagcaTAGTTTAGGGGTTGATTATGTACTTGTTTAgttcttatgttttgggttaattaTGTAAGGTTTGGGCTAGTATGGTGGGTGTCGCATGGGCTTAGATTTCGGCCCAGTTGGTTTTGTATTTAAACAACATTTACCTCATTGTTTGAGGTTGTTGATTTGGTTAACAGTTGGGGGCGACATCAAGTAGAGGAACCGAGTTCCTAGGCGATTTCTTGTATCAGTCTTAGCAAGTCTTTGAATGCAAGTTATCGGTTTGTGTTTTGATTATTGTTTTCATCTTGTTTATTAGTTTATATTCTTGAATCGGCTTGTGATTGATTTCCGCGCTTTCACAAGTTAGagtttgatatcattgagagatcctcacggattttacaattggtatcagagccattgaagccattcaagggctcggttttgatatcattcgGATTCAAGAATTATTTGTGCTACTGATCTATTTTGTTGCATGTTTTGCAGTGAAATACTTAAACTGTTCCTGACCGATTCATCAAAATTATActgattttggtttgttgatttcTGAAAAAGGTGTTTGCTGATTTTACGGGAAGTTGGTGGtcaacagattcaaagattacgatatctttgaattttggaagtgCTGAAAAATCGGGATTGCTAGTAAACAGATCTTATCGTTTattcttttgcaggtttcgactcgcaaccatctcagttgcggttcatcacgttctggttacgactcgcaaccatcattgttgcggttcatcacgttttggtttcGACTCGCATTCACCACGGTTTCGGTTCATCCTGTttcagttgcgactcgcaaccagtaGTCAGTCTCCACTCGCAACCAAAgctgttacgactcgcaacctcggtttcgGCTCATTCTGTtttagttacgactcgcaaccactgcagTTTCGACCCAgctgttacgactcgcaacgacactgATTTACGGAcatttggactgttgacttttggacttaaaacaaaaactaattaattaattaactgattaattaaacATGTCGTCTAACAACAGTGAATTGACCGCCCTTAATCAACAACAAGAATTGGACTCAAAGCTTGGAACTACAACACGCATTCCTAGGTTAACTGATGCTAATGattttcccgagtggaagtggcgctttgaacagcatcTGAAGGTTAAGGATTACAAGCTATGGCGAAGCATTTTGAGAGGACCTAGGGAGATTATGATGGAAAGCCCCACAGAACCAGATGTCAAAATAAAGAAGCCTCGAGATCAGTACACTGAAGATGATTTGCtcattgttgaagaagatgatcgagctCTTTCCTACTTAACCATGGGTTTGGGTCCTGATATTGCTATTGGTtttcgcacctgcaaatctgccaaagaattgtgggattctCTGATCGAGGTATATGAAGGAAACGAAGACATGAAAGAGAGCCGAAGAAATTTGctgcaacaaaacttcaacaatttcaaccatatttatggtgaaacgATAGACAATCAGATTCAGAGATTCGTGAAGCTAGTCActcaaatgcaaatggaagaaattcatacaACAAATGCATCCTCAAATCGACAACTTCTCAATGCACTACCaaagagttgggatcatcatgttgctaTGATCAAGAAGACAAAAGACCTAGCTAGATGCACTCTGTCAGAGATGATCTCTCACATTAAGGCATGCGAACTGGATGATAAGCAAAGAGAAACAAATTACAAGAACAGTATGCTAGCTGCTGGTTTCTCCATTGCTCCCGCCTCCtccaacaacaacagcaacacaGCCTTATTGTCTCAAGGAGGCTTTCAGATGTTTCGCAATACTTCATCCGCTTCTCCAACTTCAGCAAAGGTGCACTCATCTGGATCCTCAAATCAAGTTGTTTCTTCAGCATCTCCTGCTTCAATTCAAAATGCTGGAAATGTCTCTACTGTTGCTCCTACCTCTGCCTCCGCTGCAAACAACGAAATGATGGCCTTCTTCGCAAATCAATCAAAAGAAAAACTGGATATAGCAGCTTCAGTGATCAACTGTCTGAATGCTTTCATTGCAGgaaagcttgatccaccaaagtggAGTCCTGATGATCTGACACAGATTCAtccagatgatgttgaagaaatggatatCACCTGGCAGATGGCAATGGCAGCCTTCAGAGCCCAAAAGTTTGTGAAAAGAACAGGTAAAAACAGGTGGGGAAATGCATGGAATGGAGCTGCTAAAGTACCCTTCAATCTTCGTTGTTTcaactgtcatgaggaaggaCACTATGCTCGAAACTGCCCGAAGCCACTTGTAAACAGAGATCAAACTCCTGCAACTCCTGCTCAACCTGCAACTCCTAATCGAGAAAGAGCTCTTGTGACCACTACAAGTATAGCAGATACTGCCGCTTCTGGAAGTCCACAGCCGCAAGGATTAGCACAAGCACTGGTGGTGCAGCCCAACATCAACTTTGATTGGTCTTCAGAAATTGAGCGTCTGAACATATCAGCTCCAGAGAATCAAACTGCTACATCCAACATTGCTTTCATGACTTCAAGCGAACATAGCCCAAAGCCAGAGGAAGAGACTGCAGCTGATGATTTTGCATTCATGACTCAAATCCTGTCAGCACCTGTCAAAGGTCTCACgaaagaagaggtaatttctgttttctgcactcctgaatgtagggaacgagttgaggcttatagaattcacaacgctgagctaatcgaagactataatgaaattaaacggaaaaatttcactttaacgaaaaacgaaaaacttttcaaagagaaaatcgaagctcagcgtaaggacatcgtTCAACTCAAGGACGATGTTAGTGTAGCTACAGCCCAACTCATCATAGTCAAAGAAAAACTGTGTGAggtgactaaagaactggagaatgttagagataaataccaaattaatcagttaaac is from Helianthus annuus cultivar XRQ/B chromosome 9, HanXRQr2.0-SUNRISE, whole genome shotgun sequence and encodes:
- the LOC118481892 gene encoding uncharacterized protein LOC118481892 gives rise to the protein MDITWQMAMAAFRAQKFVKRTGKNRWGNAWNGAAKVPFNLRCFNCHEEGHYARNCPKPLVNRDQTPATPAQPATPNRERALVTTTSIADTAASGSPQPQGLAQALVVQPNINFDWSSEIERLNISAPENQTATSNIAFMTSSEHSPKPEEETAADDFAFMTQILSAPVKGLTKEEMIALK